In Leptospira kanakyensis, a genomic segment contains:
- a CDS encoding Fur family transcriptional regulator, with product MAGDPSQILKKIGLKVTKNREHVLSILQDSPRPLNHQEIMEKLPKEESWDRVTIYRALSDLEEKNLLNSLHSTDRVTYFELKSDGNHIVSKAHGHLICNNCGKIECIDDPWNGIPSAKQLKGFSTESVEIVFRGKCRNCQ from the coding sequence ATGGCTGGAGATCCTTCTCAAATTCTAAAAAAAATCGGACTTAAGGTTACCAAAAACCGAGAACATGTTTTGTCGATTCTGCAAGATTCTCCTAGACCGTTAAACCATCAGGAAATCATGGAAAAACTCCCCAAAGAGGAGTCTTGGGATCGTGTCACCATCTACCGCGCCTTATCTGATTTAGAAGAAAAAAATCTTTTAAACTCCCTTCATTCCACAGATCGTGTCACCTATTTTGAGTTAAAGTCTGATGGGAACCATATTGTATCCAAAGCACACGGCCACCTTATCTGTAATAATTGTGGTAAAATCGAATGTATCGATGATCCTTGGAACGGAATTCCTTCCGCCAAACAATTAAAAGGTTTTTCCACAGAATCCGTTGAAATTGTTTTTAGAGGCAAATGTAGAAATTGCCAATAG
- a CDS encoding class I SAM-dependent methyltransferase codes for MTERGFGALTMFENRLRKLKKEREKWAKRESVECYRIYSEDIPQVSCILDRYPRGFVLYDKSSLRFQAEEGHDERFDRIASIVRDVFQIPEDQLFLKRRKKQKGLDQYDKLSIEGNFEWVKESDLEFRINLSDYLDTGLFLDHRTTRDWIRKASKGKSILNLFSYTGAFSVYAASGGAQKTKSIDLSKTYCEWALKNLEHNGFKSANHQIVNADILQWVEEETKNPNRERYDLIFLDPPTFSNSKKMFEEWDVQTKHRNLLLLLLTKFLTDDGEIWFSTNFRKFKMEVADEEWNQRGFQCTNRTKESIPKDFRDEKIHQLFLIQPEPKD; via the coding sequence ATGACCGAACGGGGATTTGGTGCCCTTACCATGTTTGAAAACCGCCTTCGCAAACTAAAGAAGGAACGCGAAAAATGGGCAAAACGAGAATCAGTTGAATGTTACCGAATTTATTCAGAAGACATTCCTCAAGTATCTTGTATTTTAGATCGTTATCCCAGAGGTTTTGTTTTATATGATAAAAGTTCCTTACGATTTCAGGCAGAAGAAGGCCATGACGAAAGGTTTGATCGTATCGCTTCTATTGTTCGCGATGTATTCCAAATACCCGAAGATCAATTATTTTTAAAAAGACGTAAAAAACAAAAGGGTTTAGACCAGTATGATAAATTATCCATCGAAGGGAACTTTGAATGGGTTAAAGAATCCGATTTGGAATTTAGAATCAACCTTTCTGATTATTTAGACACGGGCCTTTTTTTAGACCACCGTACCACACGAGATTGGATCAGAAAGGCTTCAAAAGGAAAATCCATACTCAACTTATTTTCTTATACAGGTGCATTTTCCGTTTATGCTGCGTCAGGTGGTGCCCAAAAAACCAAAAGTATAGATCTTTCTAAAACTTATTGTGAATGGGCGTTAAAAAATTTAGAACACAATGGATTCAAATCAGCGAATCATCAAATCGTAAATGCTGATATTTTACAATGGGTGGAAGAGGAAACAAAAAATCCTAACCGGGAACGATATGATTTAATTTTTTTAGACCCACCAACATTCTCTAATAGTAAAAAAATGTTTGAGGAATGGGATGTACAAACTAAACACAGAAACCTTCTTTTGTTATTATTAACAAAGTTTTTAACTGATGATGGAGAAATTTGGTTCTCTACAAACTTTCGAAAGTTTAAAATGGAAGTGGCAGACGAAGAATGGAACCAACGTGGGTTTCAGTGTACGAATCGTACGAAAGAATCCATCCCAAAAGATTTTCGGGATGAAAAAATCCACCAGTTATTTTTAATCCAACCAGAACCTAAGGATTGA
- a CDS encoding ribonuclease HI family protein: MSTKDTTFIYCDGSSRGNPGPAAIGVSFQNNDGIEFFFLSEKIGTATNNVAEWQALFRGMEEAIKQNIKKIRFRLDSELVVKQMKGEYKVKNKDLLVFKNKCESLKTSFQNFEIQYVPREQNTRADQLANLAQDAKD; the protein is encoded by the coding sequence ATGTCAACGAAAGATACCACCTTCATTTATTGTGACGGTAGTTCCCGCGGAAATCCAGGTCCAGCTGCCATTGGGGTTTCCTTCCAAAACAATGATGGAATCGAATTCTTTTTTTTATCTGAAAAAATTGGAACCGCGACGAACAATGTGGCAGAATGGCAGGCCCTGTTTCGCGGAATGGAAGAAGCCATTAAACAGAATATCAAGAAAATCAGATTTCGATTGGATTCAGAACTTGTCGTCAAACAAATGAAAGGTGAATATAAAGTTAAAAATAAAGACTTACTTGTTTTTAAAAACAAATGCGAGTCTTTAAAAACATCCTTTCAAAATTTTGAAATCCAATATGTTCCGCGTGAACAAAACACCAGAGCAGACCAACTAGCAAATCTTGCCCAAGATGCAAAGGATTGA
- a CDS encoding CCA tRNA nucleotidyltransferase, which produces MPIDIQSLVPDQNLKHLFQIDSALKDAGFECYLVGGSVRDLVMGQTPKEFDLTTNAEPNQVKRLFRTVIDTGIDHGTVTVVLDKINYEITTYRIDKDYTDGRRPDHVEFGTTLSEDLKRRDFTMNGLAFDIKTGVLVDEHFGQKDIEQKTIRTIGDPIKRFTEDGLRPIRALRFASTLDFIIERETKNAIHQTKHITKKISLERFQDEVLKSFLGSKPSRMIQLLAEENIFQIFLTNLSNRLVPNKPILERLDTISKELTGMQLAFAFYALLGEIPSKDLETILRTLKFSGQNTKDCLLFFEFLSRWETKQNLNTTDSFLLKKDYLAPVKRHFQKRIPVDSQFIQNLSPIFGANTSEMIRIWEENPPLLLTDLLFNGNHLSESFPDLPKTNYGIILNQLLDLVLQSPKENEYSRLLRHSADLISNLIN; this is translated from the coding sequence TTGCCAATAGACATTCAATCCTTAGTTCCCGATCAAAACTTAAAACATCTATTTCAAATTGACTCTGCATTGAAAGATGCAGGTTTTGAATGTTACCTTGTTGGTGGATCTGTCAGAGATTTGGTAATGGGCCAAACACCAAAAGAGTTTGACCTAACTACAAATGCAGAACCAAACCAAGTCAAACGACTCTTTCGAACTGTCATCGATACCGGAATTGACCACGGTACTGTCACAGTTGTTTTGGATAAAATCAATTATGAAATTACAACCTACCGAATCGACAAAGATTATACTGACGGTAGAAGGCCAGACCATGTAGAATTCGGAACTACATTATCTGAAGATCTGAAACGAAGAGATTTTACAATGAATGGATTAGCATTCGATATCAAAACAGGTGTTCTTGTGGATGAACATTTTGGACAGAAAGACATCGAACAAAAAACCATTCGTACGATTGGTGATCCTATCAAAAGATTTACCGAAGATGGTTTACGCCCGATTCGAGCTTTAAGATTTGCAAGTACTTTGGATTTTATCATTGAAAGAGAAACAAAAAACGCAATTCATCAAACCAAACATATTACAAAAAAAATTTCTTTAGAACGATTTCAAGATGAGGTTTTAAAATCCTTTTTAGGATCAAAACCTTCTAGAATGATCCAATTGTTAGCAGAAGAAAATATCTTTCAAATTTTTCTAACAAATCTTTCCAACAGACTTGTTCCTAACAAACCTATTTTAGAACGATTGGATACAATCTCTAAAGAGTTAACAGGAATGCAATTGGCATTTGCCTTTTATGCATTACTCGGAGAAATTCCGTCTAAAGATTTAGAAACCATATTAAGGACATTAAAATTCTCTGGTCAAAATACCAAAGACTGTCTGTTGTTTTTTGAATTTTTATCGCGATGGGAAACAAAACAGAATTTAAATACGACTGATTCCTTTCTTTTAAAAAAAGACTATTTAGCGCCCGTTAAACGCCATTTCCAAAAACGTATTCCAGTAGATTCCCAATTCATCCAAAACTTGAGCCCCATCTTTGGAGCAAATACCTCAGAGATGATCCGGATTTGGGAAGAAAACCCACCCCTCCTCCTCACAGATTTGCTCTTCAACGGGAACCATCTCTCCGAATCCTTCCCTGATTTGCCCAAAACTAATTATGGAATCATTCTAAACCAGCTCCTAGACCTTGTCCTACAGTCGCCTAAAGAAAATGAATATTCTAGACTATTACGTCACTCTGCTGATTTAATAAGCAATTTGATCAATTAA
- a CDS encoding outer membrane beta-barrel protein, translating to MRNKYTLLATSVALLVSSSLFAQGETKEKSWYDKINVSGYVDVFYMYTANNVEGAKRDTTGTFNTQNKQFGVAAAALDLQKIADKDSPWGFRTVFQNGQNNVYQEAPYNQTNGTVNMNMLQQAYVSFYFPVLKGMTVDMGKMATHIGYELLESKDNPTYTIGYIFFNTIPFINTGARANLAVTDRLNLGFYLYNSVGGTGSDISRVNNGNMSVYQDGINKNKAVGTQVSYDLVPDKLKVTWNTLYGVDVTYARPSNGDYWMNEVYGTPINAKRASYQNDYWLINNVILNFTPNDKTLISFDYTQGDKSGAAATLTDPTTQVDVDGTGTTKVSLTRDDSNAKRVYKTYGLWFRYKFTDKWALAGRYERIDDSRNGGPLGVSNNTAGRHDLQYMGSLGYNNTKYYLGSAETFTITPTYYYGDNIIIKVDLRRDQAKGQVFTDEKGQPQSHQHGVTLGIVATF from the coding sequence ATGAGAAATAAATATACTCTTCTCGCAACTTCGGTTGCCCTTCTCGTTTCAAGTTCACTTTTTGCTCAAGGCGAGACAAAAGAAAAATCTTGGTACGATAAGATCAATGTTTCCGGTTACGTAGATGTGTTCTATATGTATACTGCAAACAACGTGGAAGGTGCAAAACGTGATACTACAGGCACTTTCAACACGCAAAATAAACAATTCGGTGTCGCAGCAGCAGCACTAGATTTGCAAAAAATTGCGGACAAAGATAGCCCTTGGGGTTTTAGAACTGTTTTCCAAAACGGTCAAAACAACGTCTATCAAGAAGCACCTTACAACCAAACCAATGGTACTGTGAACATGAACATGCTCCAACAAGCATATGTTTCATTTTATTTCCCAGTATTAAAAGGTATGACTGTTGATATGGGTAAAATGGCCACTCACATTGGTTATGAACTTTTGGAATCAAAGGATAACCCAACTTACACGATAGGTTACATATTCTTTAACACAATCCCCTTCATCAACACTGGTGCGAGAGCAAACTTGGCTGTTACAGACAGACTAAACTTAGGTTTTTATCTATACAATAGTGTGGGTGGAACAGGTTCAGATATTTCCCGTGTAAACAACGGAAACATGTCTGTTTACCAAGATGGTATTAACAAGAATAAAGCGGTAGGAACACAAGTTTCTTATGACCTTGTTCCTGATAAACTTAAAGTAACTTGGAACACACTTTATGGCGTGGACGTTACTTACGCAAGACCATCCAACGGAGATTATTGGATGAACGAAGTGTATGGAACACCAATCAACGCAAAACGTGCTAGTTACCAAAACGACTATTGGTTGATTAACAACGTGATTTTGAACTTCACTCCAAACGACAAAACTCTTATATCCTTTGACTATACTCAAGGGGATAAAAGTGGAGCAGCGGCTACTTTAACTGACCCAACAACTCAAGTTGATGTTGACGGAACAGGAACAACAAAAGTATCTCTTACTCGCGATGACAGCAACGCAAAACGTGTTTACAAAACATACGGTTTGTGGTTCCGATATAAGTTTACTGATAAGTGGGCACTTGCTGGACGTTACGAAAGAATTGATGATTCAAGAAACGGTGGTCCTCTTGGCGTGAGTAACAACACTGCAGGAAGACATGACCTTCAATACATGGGTAGCCTTGGATATAACAACACCAAGTATTACCTAGGAAGCGCCGAAACTTTTACAATCACACCTACTTACTACTACGGAGACAACATTATCATCAAAGTTGACCTCAGAAGAGACCAAGCAAAAGGTCAAGTTTTCACTGACGAAAAAGGGCAACCTCAATCGCATCAACACGGTGTAACTTTAGGTATCGTTGCAACATTCTAA